The Celeribacter marinus genome window below encodes:
- a CDS encoding efflux RND transporter permease subunit → MKIARFSIEYPIYTWLFMIFALIGGAVGYLSVGKLEDPTFTLKSALVITPYPGATAAEVATEISEVLEAEIQQMDEIKTVTSRNTQGSSVIEVEVEDQFGGDELPQIWDDLRDRVADARGALPTGALPSIVNDDFGDVFGILYAVSAPGFSDAERWDIATFMRRDLLTVEGVANVEIQGLPEEAIFVEPSSQIVSSLGIDPGLIIGAISASTAINPTGFVSNGSANLRIQGPSAEDSVSEISGLTFGFQGEVLNLLDIAQVSRGRVDDPEHILRHNGQEVFTLGVSGLLSENIVNVGQRVEAELDVLEELLPVGVTVTPIYEQHRVVDDANGSFLVSLAMSVGVVIGVLALFMGPRAAVVVGVSLLLTVTSTFFFMYLFDVKVERISLGALIIAMGMLVDNGIVIAEGMQQEMRKGRSSREAADTASKKTQIPLLGATIIGIMAFAGIGLSPDATGEFMFSLFAVIAISLLLSWFVAVTVTPLLGHYLFKTGGLVGDDTGYDGPVFRAYGGVVRWALKLRWLVIAGLIGTTVACVMAFAQVKQQFFPPATTPLFYLEYKAAQGTAIGEVSNDLKVIEDWLLARDDVADVTATIGQGLTRFILTYNPARRDSSYGQLVIRATSPEAIPALRAELDQFGIEALPWAELQTKRIIYGPPVSSDIEARFSGPDPEVLRMLALQAEDILRTATPLLHSEHSDWREREIVTRPIYAEDRAQAAGIARSDVANAIALATNGIPAGTFRERDRLIDIIVRTPRSETARDGQLLDQIVYSNAIGGYLPLSQVIDGFAVVAEDPVIERRNRVATITVQANVIDGLTPPTVFGEIRPLIEAIDLPVGYRLEWGGEFESAGEAQASLGRQMPLAFGTMLLITVLLFGKLRQTAVIWTIVPMAINGVALGLLYANLAFSFTAMLGLLSLSGMLIKNAIVLVEEIDAQKAEGLPQYKAIITASVSRLRPVVLAAGTTILGMLPLLADGFFAAMAVTIMGGLGFASILTLIGVPVLYHTYLRKERRADKRAASALAVA, encoded by the coding sequence ATGAAAATCGCGCGGTTCTCAATTGAATATCCGATCTACACCTGGCTTTTCATGATTTTCGCGCTGATCGGTGGCGCGGTGGGTTATTTGTCGGTCGGCAAACTGGAAGACCCGACATTCACCCTCAAATCTGCATTGGTCATCACGCCTTATCCGGGTGCGACAGCGGCAGAGGTGGCGACAGAAATATCAGAAGTGCTGGAAGCCGAAATCCAGCAGATGGATGAGATCAAGACTGTTACATCGCGCAACACGCAAGGCAGTTCCGTCATAGAGGTCGAAGTAGAGGACCAGTTCGGCGGTGACGAGCTCCCCCAGATTTGGGATGACCTGCGCGACCGTGTTGCTGACGCTCGTGGAGCGCTACCCACAGGTGCTTTGCCGTCAATCGTGAATGACGATTTCGGAGACGTCTTTGGCATTTTATATGCCGTATCAGCGCCCGGGTTTTCGGACGCCGAAAGATGGGACATCGCAACCTTTATGCGCCGCGATCTGTTAACGGTCGAAGGCGTGGCAAACGTTGAAATTCAGGGCCTGCCGGAAGAAGCGATTTTTGTCGAACCATCCTCGCAGATCGTATCCTCCCTTGGCATTGATCCGGGGCTGATCATCGGGGCGATCAGCGCGTCAACTGCAATTAATCCAACAGGATTTGTCAGCAACGGAAGCGCCAATCTGCGCATTCAAGGCCCCTCTGCCGAGGATAGCGTAAGCGAGATCAGCGGCCTGACGTTCGGATTTCAGGGTGAGGTTCTGAACCTGCTTGATATCGCCCAAGTCAGCCGCGGTCGTGTCGACGATCCCGAACACATTCTTCGCCACAACGGTCAAGAGGTGTTTACCCTTGGCGTGTCTGGCTTGTTATCTGAGAATATCGTGAACGTCGGTCAGCGCGTTGAGGCGGAACTGGATGTTCTTGAAGAACTTTTGCCGGTGGGCGTCACGGTCACGCCTATCTACGAACAACATCGCGTGGTGGACGATGCCAACGGCAGTTTCCTAGTGTCGCTGGCGATGTCTGTGGGCGTCGTGATCGGTGTTCTGGCACTGTTTATGGGACCGCGCGCTGCTGTTGTCGTTGGCGTGTCGCTGTTGCTGACTGTCACATCCACCTTCTTTTTCATGTATTTGTTTGACGTCAAAGTTGAGCGGATCAGCCTTGGTGCATTGATTATCGCGATGGGTATGCTGGTCGATAACGGCATCGTCATCGCTGAAGGCATGCAGCAGGAAATGCGCAAAGGCCGCTCCTCGCGCGAGGCCGCCGATACTGCTTCAAAGAAAACCCAGATTCCACTGCTGGGGGCGACGATTATTGGCATTATGGCCTTTGCGGGGATTGGTCTGTCACCTGACGCCACGGGCGAGTTCATGTTTTCGCTGTTTGCAGTCATCGCGATCTCGCTGTTGCTGTCATGGTTTGTCGCCGTGACGGTGACGCCGCTGTTGGGTCACTACTTGTTCAAAACGGGCGGTTTGGTCGGTGATGATACTGGCTATGACGGCCCTGTTTTTCGCGCCTATGGTGGCGTCGTCCGCTGGGCGCTCAAGCTGCGATGGTTGGTCATTGCAGGGTTAATCGGCACGACTGTCGCGTGCGTGATGGCCTTTGCGCAGGTCAAGCAACAGTTCTTTCCACCCGCGACGACGCCGCTGTTTTACCTCGAGTATAAGGCGGCTCAAGGCACCGCAATTGGCGAAGTTTCAAACGATTTGAAAGTCATTGAAGACTGGCTTTTGGCCCGCGATGATGTTGCAGATGTGACGGCGACTATTGGCCAAGGCCTGACGCGGTTCATCCTGACCTATAACCCGGCGCGCCGCGACAGCTCTTACGGGCAACTGGTGATCCGCGCCACATCGCCAGAGGCGATTCCTGCCTTGCGCGCCGAGCTGGACCAGTTCGGTATCGAAGCGCTGCCATGGGCTGAACTGCAAACGAAACGGATAATTTACGGACCGCCCGTTAGCTCCGACATTGAGGCGCGTTTTTCCGGCCCTGATCCAGAGGTTTTGCGTATGCTGGCATTGCAAGCCGAAGACATTCTGCGCACGGCCACGCCCCTTTTGCATAGTGAACACAGCGACTGGCGCGAACGCGAAATTGTCACGCGCCCGATTTATGCCGAAGATCGCGCACAAGCCGCCGGGATTGCGCGCAGCGATGTGGCAAATGCCATTGCACTGGCCACGAACGGGATACCCGCGGGCACCTTCCGCGAACGAGACCGCTTGATCGACATTATCGTGCGGACCCCGCGCAGTGAAACGGCCCGCGACGGGCAACTTCTGGACCAGATTGTTTATTCTAACGCCATCGGGGGCTATCTGCCGTTAAGCCAAGTCATCGACGGATTTGCCGTAGTGGCTGAAGACCCAGTCATTGAGCGGCGTAACCGTGTCGCGACAATCACCGTGCAAGCGAACGTCATCGACGGGCTAACACCACCAACCGTTTTTGGTGAAATCCGCCCCCTAATCGAAGCGATCGATCTGCCCGTCGGTTACCGCCTTGAATGGGGTGGTGAGTTTGAAAGCGCAGGCGAGGCGCAAGCGTCGCTGGGCCGCCAAATGCCATTGGCATTCGGCACTATGCTGCTGATCACGGTCCTGTTGTTCGGCAAACTGCGCCAGACTGCGGTGATCTGGACGATTGTGCCAATGGCGATCAATGGTGTGGCGCTTGGCCTGCTTTATGCAAACCTTGCGTTCAGCTTTACGGCGATGCTGGGACTGTTATCCCTATCTGGCATGTTGATCAAAAACGCCATTGTGCTGGTCGAGGAAATCGATGCGCAAAAGGCCGAAGGACTCCCGCAGTACAAGGCGATCATCACTGCAAGTGTTAGTCGTTTGCGCCCTGTCGTGCTGGCCGCCGGCACCACAATTCTTGGGATGCTCCCATTGCTGGCCGACGGGTTCTTTGCGGCGATGGCGGTGACAATTATGGGTGGTTTGGGCTTCGCGTCCATCCTGACGCTGATCGGCGTGCCGGTGCTCTACCATACATATTTGCGCAAAGAACGACGCGCGGACAAACGTGCCGCCAGCGCACTGGCAGTGGCGTAA
- a CDS encoding efflux RND transporter periplasmic adaptor subunit, translating into MKATILLLVTLALSVPAHAQDTEDLTPSGDTAPIRAVKLIQAGGGAVQLERVFFGQVAARETVDLSFEVGGRLIMFDAQEGQFLDDGVQIAAMDLAPFERAVERATLQLAQTNRDLTRAQTLVQSNVASATQAENAETARDLAALALREATDALEDAALHAPFRALVASRLTPNFANVSPGQPIVRLHDMSEVRVEIDVPERLFQSLSDVEGIRFVGTSPLFEGEVPLTLREFNAETQSIGQSYRVTLALPSTQVPTAIIPGASMTVTARLRDRDATAITLPPSAVTMTNDGAQVMIYTPNAEGKNGTVGLVPVNVASANGAQITVTGVGPDLWIVGAGIQMLRDGETVRPFTGMSVE; encoded by the coding sequence ATGAAAGCGACCATCTTACTCTTAGTCACTCTTGCCCTATCAGTTCCAGCGCACGCCCAAGACACCGAAGATTTGACACCGTCGGGCGACACAGCACCTATACGGGCGGTTAAGCTCATTCAGGCCGGGGGTGGCGCAGTACAGCTCGAGCGTGTGTTTTTCGGTCAGGTAGCGGCGCGCGAAACAGTTGATCTGTCGTTTGAGGTCGGTGGGCGGTTGATCATGTTTGATGCCCAAGAAGGCCAGTTTCTGGACGACGGTGTCCAAATTGCGGCGATGGATTTGGCCCCGTTTGAGCGTGCAGTCGAGCGTGCGACCCTACAGCTCGCCCAAACCAATCGTGATCTGACACGCGCGCAAACCCTCGTCCAGTCAAACGTGGCCTCGGCAACGCAGGCCGAAAATGCAGAAACGGCGCGTGATCTGGCCGCTTTGGCGCTGCGCGAGGCCACAGATGCGCTTGAGGACGCAGCACTCCACGCCCCATTCCGCGCGCTGGTGGCATCTCGTTTGACGCCCAATTTCGCGAATGTATCGCCGGGCCAACCCATCGTGCGCTTGCATGACATGTCGGAAGTTCGCGTTGAAATCGACGTGCCAGAGCGGCTGTTTCAAAGCCTATCTGATGTTGAAGGTATCAGATTTGTCGGCACATCCCCCCTGTTTGAGGGCGAAGTGCCGCTGACCTTGCGCGAATTCAACGCAGAGACGCAAAGTATCGGTCAAAGCTACCGTGTCACTTTGGCCTTGCCGTCCACTCAGGTGCCCACGGCAATTATTCCGGGCGCTTCAATGACTGTGACTGCACGCCTGCGGGACCGCGATGCAACGGCGATTACGCTGCCGCCATCAGCCGTGACGATGACCAACGATGGTGCGCAGGTCATGATCTACACACCCAATGCTGAAGGTAAAAACGGAACAGTTGGCTTGGTGCCTGTAAATGTGGCCTCAGCCAATGGTGCGCAGATCACTGTTACCGGCGTTGGTCCAGACCTGTGGATCGTCGGCGCAGGTATCCAAATGCTGCGCGATGGCGAAACCGTACGCCCCTTCACCGGCATGAGTGTGGAGTAG
- a CDS encoding TetR/AcrR family transcriptional regulator, translating to MSKQPPHDRILHTARRLFFEHGFEKVSTDLLAREAAVSKASIYRHFENMADILRCVTEAEAVKFRELTPPKTETIPELREALIQYGTKLLTFLNAADTMEFTRLMHEEARGNPHIGQTFFDAAYGQTQKDFALMFQSAQTQGVLSDATDPMDIAEDLMGLLEGLGMVRVQLGVIKVPYIDVEKRTTRAVDTILRMHEVTP from the coding sequence ATGAGCAAGCAACCTCCACACGACCGCATTCTGCACACGGCACGCCGGCTGTTTTTCGAACACGGCTTTGAAAAAGTGTCCACGGATCTGCTTGCACGCGAGGCGGCAGTGTCCAAAGCGTCAATCTACCGGCACTTTGAAAACATGGCCGATATCCTGCGCTGTGTGACCGAAGCCGAGGCAGTGAAATTCCGTGAACTGACCCCGCCCAAAACCGAAACGATCCCGGAACTTCGTGAGGCCTTGATCCAATACGGCACTAAGCTTCTGACGTTTCTGAACGCCGCCGACACGATGGAATTTACGCGTCTGATGCACGAAGAGGCGCGCGGTAATCCACATATCGGACAGACCTTCTTTGATGCGGCCTACGGTCAGACACAAAAGGACTTTGCTCTGATGTTCCAATCGGCGCAAACGCAGGGCGTTTTGTCTGATGCTACTGACCCGATGGATATAGCCGAAGACCTGATGGGCCTGCTCGAAGGTCTGGGGATGGTGCGCGTGCAATTGGGCGTCATCAAGGTGCCATACATCGACGTCGAAAAGCGCACGACGCGCGCAGTGGACACAATTTTGCGCATGCATGAAGTAACACCGTAA
- a CDS encoding DUF2461 domain-containing protein, giving the protein MTLISDTSFNLLAQLAQNNTKDWYDAHKADIKIHCLIPFGEMLEHVSNRLINSPLPLEGSAKTMFRMNRDVRFSKHKSPYKTSVSGLLTPSGTKTETAGMVYAELNATGGWVAGGFYRLPTAQLSLIRQRIVDETSAYQAILDGLADAGTELADIDRLTRMPKGFSDCEDHPNAEDIKRKSFIVRVDIPKEVWLNGDVTGIIAGLARHAVPLIRFGKAALVKPA; this is encoded by the coding sequence ATGACCCTGATCTCTGACACGTCGTTCAACCTCTTGGCCCAGCTTGCGCAGAACAACACCAAAGACTGGTATGATGCGCATAAGGCGGATATCAAAATCCACTGTTTGATCCCTTTTGGCGAGATGCTTGAGCATGTTTCAAACCGTTTAATCAACAGCCCGCTCCCGCTTGAAGGAAGCGCGAAAACGATGTTTCGCATGAACCGCGACGTGCGTTTTTCCAAACACAAGAGCCCTTACAAGACATCCGTTTCCGGGCTTTTGACACCAAGTGGAACCAAAACCGAAACGGCCGGCATGGTTTACGCTGAACTGAATGCGACAGGCGGTTGGGTCGCGGGCGGGTTTTACCGGTTGCCGACAGCCCAGCTTAGCCTAATCAGACAGCGCATTGTCGATGAGACGTCAGCGTACCAAGCAATCTTAGATGGGCTGGCGGACGCTGGAACAGAGCTTGCCGACATCGACCGGCTGACGCGGATGCCCAAAGGCTTCAGTGATTGCGAAGATCACCCAAATGCCGAAGACATCAAACGCAAAAGCTTCATTGTACGCGTGGATATTCCAAAAGAAGTTTGGTTAAACGGAGACGTCACCGGCATTATCGCAGGCCTCGCACGGCATGCAGTGCCATTGATCCGGTTTGGCAAAGCAGCATTGGTGAAACCTGCTTAA
- a CDS encoding IS1182 family transposase yields MMGPRQEAQAALFYEFSLEDHVPQDHLLRSIDRFVDLSDIRKYLSEFYSHTGRPSIDPELLIRMLLVGYCFGIRSERRLCEEVHLNLAYRWFCRLDLSDPIRNHSTFSKNRHGRFRESALLRHLFEKTVARCIADGLVSGQRLAADASLIEADANKQNSTPKGDWDRSAIDPTEAPRAVREYLNVLDDAAFGAASEVEPKFTSHSDPSSQWTAARKGPAFFAYSTNYLIDTDHSVIVDVEGTRSIRQAEVGSVRTMLDRIKHRHDLDPERLIADSAYGSGPMLGWLVDRKISPHIPVLDKAGRTDGTWSRADFEWDAENNQYICPEGEPLKQFRRNYSDPNRGPTGKGVAKYQALKHTCQACPSKMQCCPNADARKITREEHEDARQVARDIAKTKQYEISMRLRKKVEMLFAHLKRILGLGRLRLRGPCGANDEFLLAATAQNLRKLAKIFPAPQQTRKA; encoded by the coding sequence ATGATGGGACCGAGGCAGGAAGCGCAAGCGGCGCTGTTTTACGAGTTCTCTCTGGAAGATCACGTCCCGCAAGATCATCTGCTGCGGTCCATTGATCGGTTTGTCGATCTCAGTGATATCCGCAAGTATCTGTCCGAGTTTTACAGCCACACAGGCCGCCCATCGATTGATCCTGAGCTGCTGATCCGGATGCTTTTGGTGGGGTATTGCTTTGGCATCAGGTCCGAACGGCGGCTGTGCGAAGAGGTGCATCTGAACCTCGCGTATCGCTGGTTTTGCCGCCTTGATCTGTCTGATCCGATCCGAAATCATTCCACGTTCTCAAAGAACCGCCACGGGCGTTTCCGTGAGAGCGCGCTGCTGCGCCATCTGTTTGAAAAGACTGTGGCGCGGTGCATCGCCGACGGTTTGGTGAGTGGGCAACGGCTTGCTGCAGATGCCAGCTTAATCGAAGCTGACGCCAACAAACAGAACTCTACGCCAAAGGGAGACTGGGACCGTAGCGCCATTGATCCAACGGAGGCACCACGCGCCGTTCGCGAGTATCTCAACGTGCTGGATGACGCTGCCTTTGGTGCAGCATCTGAGGTTGAGCCCAAGTTCACCTCCCATTCTGACCCCTCCAGTCAATGGACGGCGGCACGTAAAGGCCCAGCATTCTTTGCCTATTCCACCAACTATCTGATAGATACCGATCACAGTGTGATCGTCGACGTCGAAGGAACGAGGTCAATCCGGCAGGCGGAAGTTGGGTCCGTGCGCACCATGTTGGATAGGATCAAGCATCGGCATGATTTGGATCCCGAACGCCTCATTGCAGATAGCGCTTATGGATCGGGGCCAATGCTTGGATGGCTGGTTGATCGTAAGATCAGTCCCCACATTCCGGTTCTGGACAAAGCCGGTCGAACCGACGGCACCTGGAGCCGTGCCGACTTTGAATGGGACGCCGAAAACAACCAATACATCTGCCCAGAGGGCGAGCCTTTGAAGCAGTTCCGGCGCAATTACTCGGACCCGAACCGTGGCCCGACTGGCAAAGGCGTCGCCAAGTATCAGGCGCTGAAACACACCTGCCAAGCCTGCCCATCGAAGATGCAGTGTTGCCCGAATGCTGACGCTCGAAAGATCACCCGCGAAGAACACGAAGACGCCCGTCAGGTTGCCCGCGACATTGCCAAAACCAAGCAATACGAAATCTCAATGCGGCTCCGCAAAAAGGTCGAGATGCTGTTCGCCCACCTAAAACGCATTCTTGGATTAGGACGGCTCCGATTGCGCGGACCGTGCGGCGCAAATGACGAATTCCTGCTCGCCGCAACCGCCCAAAACCTCCGAAAACTGGCGAAGATCTTTCCTGCGCCGCAGCAAACGCGCAAAGCCTGA
- a CDS encoding MFS transporter produces MIAFLGFGFAATFGVFLAPMSSELGWGRETFSLSVGVQALVWGFSQPIAGAIADRYGTARVLAFGAICAGIGFALRGMTTDPIAFILTGILVGAGTGAASFPIVIGALGKIVSPERRSFILGLGTAAASLGMFVAAPTATMMISAIGWQTALIAIGFSFTLILPFLIFIARASKPTASGSSAGDFGRALSIAFTDRSYLCLFFGFFVCGFHVAFIQTHLPAFVVDLGLAASIGAWSLALIGLFNIAGSFLSGWSGQKYSKKGVLSGIYFVRALVIAAFILVPVSEVTVLIFSALMGLLWLSTVPLTMGLVAQTQGLKFFSTLAGLVFLSHQTGGFVGAWLGGRIYDVTQDYTPMWWAAVVLGLLAALIHLPIREEPGALARAELSSNS; encoded by the coding sequence ATGATTGCCTTTCTGGGATTTGGGTTTGCCGCGACATTTGGTGTGTTTCTCGCGCCCATGTCGAGTGAACTTGGTTGGGGGCGAGAGACGTTCTCGCTTTCCGTTGGCGTGCAGGCCCTTGTATGGGGCTTTTCTCAGCCCATCGCAGGCGCGATTGCGGACAGGTATGGTACAGCACGCGTGCTTGCCTTTGGTGCAATTTGCGCAGGGATTGGCTTCGCGCTGCGTGGCATGACCACTGATCCGATAGCATTTATCCTGACCGGCATACTAGTTGGTGCAGGTACCGGTGCCGCATCATTTCCTATTGTAATCGGTGCACTTGGCAAGATTGTGAGCCCCGAACGCAGAAGCTTCATTCTCGGTCTTGGTACGGCAGCGGCTTCACTTGGGATGTTTGTGGCTGCGCCAACAGCAACCATGATGATCAGCGCGATAGGGTGGCAGACGGCCTTAATCGCAATTGGGTTTAGTTTTACGCTGATCCTGCCATTCTTGATTTTCATCGCAAGAGCTTCAAAGCCAACAGCATCGGGATCGAGCGCTGGCGATTTTGGCCGCGCGCTATCGATTGCATTTACTGACCGGAGCTATCTTTGCCTCTTCTTCGGCTTTTTCGTTTGTGGGTTTCACGTCGCCTTCATCCAAACACACCTGCCGGCCTTTGTCGTCGATCTGGGCCTGGCTGCATCGATCGGCGCATGGTCGCTCGCACTAATTGGCTTGTTCAATATTGCGGGATCATTCCTCTCAGGATGGTCAGGTCAGAAATATTCCAAGAAAGGTGTTCTCAGCGGTATCTACTTCGTGAGGGCACTCGTCATTGCGGCGTTCATTCTTGTACCTGTCAGCGAAGTCACCGTGCTGATCTTCTCAGCGCTGATGGGGCTTTTGTGGCTGTCGACTGTGCCGCTGACGATGGGCTTGGTCGCACAGACACAGGGACTGAAGTTCTTCTCAACGCTCGCAGGACTGGTCTTCCTAAGCCACCAGACCGGCGGTTTCGTCGGTGCGTGGTTAGGTGGACGCATTTATGATGTAACACAGGACTACACGCCTATGTGGTGGGCTGCCGTAGTACTTGGCCTTTTGGCCGCGCTTATCCACCTCCCCATACGAGAGGAACCAGGCGCACTGGCGCGTGCAGAGCTAAGCTCTAATTCGTGA